One window of the Halanaerobium saccharolyticum subsp. saccharolyticum DSM 6643 genome contains the following:
- a CDS encoding ParB/RepB/Spo0J family partition protein has protein sequence MKYKEISLDDIKSRPEQVRQDFSEERIDSLAKSISEVGQLQPIVVQKKDEHYLLVAGERRFRAVKKERKDKIAAVILEDDISPEKFRQIQLIENLQRQDLNPLERAISINKFIEANSLSKKDAAEKLGVARTTLTLWLNILEMKEKYQKEVLKEDSPITLSHLSLAHALSSKTGDPNKANQLLDAVIKHNLSRKECQAVIDLFYKYLHIPMEEAVSAVLLKRERLKMKDYWDDANKVKNRNPVRKLFRSFSNINDNLEEFMEEEGDIAEDDKEDLLDEFLYLYQIMGILIPDLKNKDLKSLLKNLKNKGN, from the coding sequence ATGAAATATAAAGAAATATCATTAGATGATATCAAAAGTCGACCAGAACAGGTTCGACAGGATTTTTCGGAAGAAAGAATTGATAGTTTAGCAAAATCAATTTCAGAAGTAGGGCAGCTGCAGCCAATTGTTGTCCAAAAAAAAGATGAGCATTATCTATTGGTAGCAGGTGAGAGAAGATTTAGAGCTGTGAAAAAAGAAAGAAAAGATAAAATTGCAGCTGTAATACTGGAGGATGATATTTCACCAGAAAAATTTAGACAAATACAGTTAATCGAAAATTTGCAGCGGCAAGATTTAAACCCCTTGGAAAGAGCTATATCTATAAATAAATTTATAGAAGCAAATAGTTTAAGCAAAAAAGATGCTGCAGAGAAATTAGGAGTTGCAAGAACCACTTTAACTTTATGGTTAAATATTTTAGAAATGAAAGAAAAATATCAAAAAGAGGTTTTAAAAGAAGATTCTCCCATAACTTTGTCTCATTTGAGTCTGGCACATGCTCTATCTTCAAAAACGGGGGATCCAAACAAAGCCAATCAGCTTTTAGATGCAGTAATTAAGCATAATTTAAGTCGTAAGGAATGCCAGGCAGTAATAGATTTATTTTATAAATATCTTCATATACCAATGGAAGAAGCGGTGTCTGCTGTATTATTAAAAAGAGAAAGATTAAAAATGAAAGACTATTGGGATGATGCAAACAAAGTAAAGAATAGAAATCCTGTTCGAAAGTTGTTTCGTTCATTTTCTAATATAAATGATAATTTGGAAGAATTTATGGAGGAAGAAGGAGACATAGCTGAAGATGATAAAGAGGATCTTTTAGATGAATTTTTATACTTATATCAAATCATGGGAATTTTAATTCCAGATTTAAAAAACAAGGATTTAAAATCATTGCTCAAAAACTTAAAAAATAAAGGGAATTAA
- a CDS encoding phosphoribosylformylglycinamidine synthase, producing MADKIRRVFVEKKEGFDVKAEELLHDFRESLELENLEVLRLLNRYDITNISETAYKEACETILAELPVDIIYQEEIEKSEDAVIFAVEYLPGQYDQRADSAEQCIQILNNDEKPTVRVAQIFILKGDLSQEDIESIKDYYINPVDSREAALKKPESLEMQYKIPEKVKTISGFIKADENKLRSLMSELGLAMSMADLKHCQKYFRDKELRNPTITEIRVLDTYWSDHCRHTTFLTKIENVEIEESKFTKGIKKAYQDYLNGRQNIYQDQKKDICLMDIALMGMKELRAEGKLEDLEISNEVNAASIEVTVDVDGRDEDWLIMFKNETHNHPTEIEPFGGAATCLGGAIRDPLSGRSYVYQAMRVTGAGDPRTPIEETLEGKLPQKKIVQEASDGYSSYGNQIGLATGMVNEIYNERYLAKHMEIGAVIAAAPKENVVRGEALPGDMVILLGGKTGRDGCGGATGSSKVHTEDSIEESSAEVQKGNPPTERKIQRLFRNPKVSKKIKVCNDFGAGGVSVAIGELADALEINLNAVPKKYEGLDGTELAISESQERMAVVIEPADVNEFIELAAAENLEATVVAEVKDHNRLIMDWNGNDIVNLSRTFLDTNGATQKTAVRVSKPIEADNYFKKAANHRLAEEDNLKEKWISNLADINVASQKGLVEKFDSSIGAGSVTMPFGGKYQLTPTQAMTAKIPLIEGETNTGTIMSHGYDSKLTTWSPFHGALYAVVESVAKIVASGGDYTKIRFTFQEYFERLRNDPERWGKPFSALLGAYKAQKDFELPAIGGKDSMSGTFKDIDVPPTLVSFAVDTVDVNNVISPEFKEVGSTLVYLPVKRNKAELPDISELKNNYTLVEKLISKGKIKSAAAITIGGLAEAISKMSFGNKIGVEITTELSEETLFSPEYGALILEVSTNEKAEELFVDLNYQILGKTVKEKVIRINNKSISLVEALNSWEQPLEKIYKTQAAEDEIAAVVEPEAEKELLNFDPYQNEQIFNSKIKLAKPKVLIPVFPGTNCEYDSARQFREAGAEVETFIFKNLEPEQIENSIARMAALIRESQIVMLPGGFSAGDEPDGSGKFIAAVFRNPEIKKSVMELLNNRDGLMLGICNGFQALVKLGLLPYGEIREVTENSPTLTYNTIGRHVSQMVNTKITSNKSPWLANVEVGEIHSIPVSHGEGRFVAEKSMVRELQQNGQLVTQYVDLEGKATMEIPHNPNGSIAAVEGICSPDGRIFGKMGHSERIGNNVAKNIIGEKDQKLFKAGVDYFTK from the coding sequence GTGGCAGATAAAATAAGAAGAGTTTTTGTTGAGAAAAAGGAAGGTTTTGATGTAAAAGCAGAGGAGCTGCTGCATGACTTTAGAGAAAGTCTCGAGCTGGAAAATTTAGAAGTGTTAAGGCTGCTTAATCGTTATGATATTACTAATATCTCAGAAACTGCTTATAAAGAGGCTTGTGAAACAATTTTAGCAGAGCTTCCAGTTGATATAATTTATCAGGAAGAAATTGAGAAATCAGAAGATGCAGTCATTTTTGCTGTTGAATATCTGCCAGGACAATATGACCAGCGAGCTGATTCGGCTGAACAATGTATCCAGATTTTAAATAATGATGAAAAACCAACGGTTAGGGTGGCCCAGATTTTTATTTTAAAAGGTGATTTGAGTCAAGAAGATATAGAGAGTATTAAAGACTATTATATAAATCCTGTTGATTCTAGAGAAGCAGCTCTCAAGAAACCAGAAAGTTTAGAAATGCAGTATAAAATTCCAGAAAAAGTTAAAACCATATCTGGATTTATTAAAGCAGATGAAAATAAATTAAGATCTTTAATGTCTGAGTTGGGACTGGCTATGAGTATGGCTGATTTAAAACATTGTCAAAAATATTTTAGAGATAAAGAGTTAAGGAATCCAACAATTACAGAAATCCGAGTGCTTGATACTTACTGGTCTGATCACTGTCGGCATACAACCTTTTTAACAAAAATTGAAAATGTTGAAATAGAAGAAAGTAAATTTACTAAAGGAATTAAAAAAGCTTATCAGGATTATTTAAATGGGCGGCAAAATATTTATCAGGATCAAAAAAAGGATATTTGTCTGATGGATATTGCTTTAATGGGAATGAAAGAATTAAGGGCAGAAGGAAAATTAGAAGATTTAGAGATTTCAAATGAAGTTAATGCAGCCAGTATTGAGGTGACAGTTGATGTAGATGGAAGAGATGAAGACTGGCTGATAATGTTTAAAAATGAAACTCACAACCATCCAACAGAAATTGAACCATTTGGTGGAGCAGCAACCTGTCTTGGAGGTGCTATTAGAGACCCTCTTTCCGGTCGTTCTTATGTGTATCAGGCAATGCGGGTCACTGGAGCAGGTGATCCCAGAACTCCAATTGAAGAGACATTAGAAGGCAAATTGCCGCAGAAAAAAATTGTACAGGAGGCATCTGATGGCTACAGTTCTTATGGAAATCAGATTGGGCTAGCAACAGGAATGGTTAATGAAATATATAATGAACGCTATTTGGCTAAGCATATGGAAATTGGCGCTGTTATTGCAGCGGCTCCCAAAGAAAATGTTGTTCGTGGTGAAGCTCTTCCAGGTGATATGGTTATCTTGCTTGGTGGTAAAACAGGTAGAGATGGTTGTGGAGGTGCAACTGGCTCTTCTAAAGTCCATACAGAAGATTCAATAGAAGAAAGTAGTGCAGAAGTACAGAAAGGTAATCCTCCAACAGAAAGAAAAATTCAGCGTCTGTTTAGGAATCCTAAAGTCAGTAAAAAAATTAAGGTTTGTAATGATTTTGGAGCTGGTGGGGTTTCAGTTGCAATTGGGGAGTTAGCAGATGCTCTAGAAATCAACTTAAATGCTGTACCAAAAAAATATGAAGGCTTAGATGGAACTGAGCTTGCAATTTCAGAATCACAAGAGAGAATGGCAGTAGTTATCGAGCCTGCAGATGTCAATGAATTTATTGAACTTGCAGCAGCAGAAAATTTGGAGGCAACTGTGGTTGCAGAAGTTAAAGATCATAACCGTTTAATTATGGATTGGAACGGTAATGACATTGTTAATTTAAGTAGAACATTTTTAGACACGAATGGAGCAACTCAGAAAACAGCTGTTAGAGTTTCAAAGCCAATAGAAGCTGATAATTATTTTAAAAAGGCGGCAAATCATCGTCTGGCTGAAGAAGATAATTTAAAAGAAAAATGGATTAGTAATTTAGCTGATATCAATGTGGCAAGTCAAAAAGGACTAGTTGAAAAATTTGATAGTTCAATTGGAGCTGGCAGTGTAACAATGCCTTTTGGTGGCAAATATCAGCTGACTCCAACTCAAGCAATGACAGCTAAAATCCCTTTAATTGAGGGGGAAACAAATACTGGAACAATTATGAGTCATGGTTATGATTCTAAATTAACAACCTGGAGTCCTTTTCATGGGGCATTATATGCAGTAGTTGAATCAGTTGCTAAAATTGTAGCTTCAGGTGGAGATTATACTAAAATTAGATTTACTTTTCAAGAATATTTTGAGCGGTTAAGAAACGATCCAGAACGCTGGGGTAAACCATTTAGTGCTTTATTGGGAGCCTATAAAGCTCAAAAAGATTTTGAACTTCCAGCTATTGGTGGTAAAGACAGTATGTCAGGAACTTTTAAAGATATAGATGTCCCGCCAACATTAGTTTCTTTTGCAGTAGATACAGTTGATGTCAATAATGTTATCTCACCTGAATTTAAAGAAGTTGGTAGTACCTTAGTTTATTTACCTGTTAAGCGAAATAAGGCTGAACTGCCAGATATATCCGAACTAAAAAATAATTATACCCTGGTCGAAAAATTAATTTCTAAAGGAAAAATAAAATCTGCAGCAGCTATTACTATCGGTGGATTAGCTGAAGCGATTTCTAAAATGAGTTTTGGTAATAAAATTGGAGTAGAAATTACTACTGAATTGAGTGAAGAAACTCTATTTTCACCAGAATATGGAGCTCTAATTTTAGAAGTTTCTACTAATGAAAAAGCAGAAGAATTATTTGTTGATTTAAATTATCAAATTTTAGGAAAGACAGTTAAAGAAAAAGTTATAAGAATAAATAATAAATCAATCTCTTTGGTTGAAGCTTTAAACAGTTGGGAACAGCCCCTGGAGAAAATATATAAAACTCAAGCAGCTGAAGATGAAATTGCTGCTGTTGTTGAGCCAGAAGCAGAAAAAGAACTACTAAATTTTGACCCTTATCAGAATGAACAAATTTTTAATTCTAAAATAAAGCTTGCTAAACCAAAAGTTTTAATTCCTGTATTCCCTGGAACAAACTGTGAATATGATTCAGCCCGTCAGTTTAGAGAGGCTGGAGCTGAGGTTGAAACATTTATCTTTAAAAATTTAGAACCAGAACAAATAGAAAATTCAATTGCAAGAATGGCGGCTTTAATTAGAGAATCCCAGATTGTAATGCTGCCGGGTGGATTTAGTGCCGGAGATGAACCCGATGGGTCAGGTAAATTTATTGCAGCAGTATTTAGAAATCCTGAAATAAAAAAATCTGTAATGGAACTATTAAATAATAGGGATGGCTTAATGCTTGGTATTTGCAATGGATTTCAGGCTTTAGTTAAGCTGGGACTTTTACCTTATGGTGAAATCCGAGAAGTAACTGAGAATTCACCAACCTTAACTTATAATACTATTGGTCGCCATGTTTCTCAGATGGTAAATACTAAAATCACTTCAAACAAGTCACCCTGGCTTGCTAATGTAGAAGTTGGAGAAATTCATTCAATTCCAGTTTCACATGGAGAAGGTCGTTTTGTGGCTGAGAAGTCAATGGTAAGAGAGCTTCAGCAAAATGGACAGCTCGTTACGCAATATGTTGATTTAGAGGGGAAAGCAACAATGGAAATCCCCCATAATCCTAATGGTTCGATCGCTGCTGTAGAAGGAATATGTAGTCCGGATGGTAGAATCTTTGGTAAAATGGGACACTCAGAGCGAATTGGAAATAATGTAGCCAAAAATATTATTGGCGAAAAAGATCAAAAATTATTTAAAGCTGGAGTTGACTATTTCACAAAATAA
- a CDS encoding SHOCT domain-containing protein — MFRFGPMGRFGHMGFNRFWGGGGFMMIFWVIILAAVIYFIVQKSNETKNYNRDYNHNHYKDQQINDHRRDSAEETARQRYAKGEISKEEFEEILNNLRK; from the coding sequence ATGTTTAGATTTGGCCCGATGGGTAGATTTGGCCATATGGGATTCAACCGTTTCTGGGGAGGTGGAGGTTTTATGATGATATTCTGGGTTATTATACTTGCAGCAGTAATTTATTTTATTGTTCAAAAAAGTAATGAGACTAAAAATTACAACCGGGATTATAATCATAATCATTATAAAGATCAGCAAATTAATGATCATCGCAGAGATAGTGCAGAAGAAACTGCTCGTCAGCGATATGCTAAAGGTGAAATTTCTAAAGAAGAATTTGAAGAAATTTTAAATAATCTAAGAAAATAA
- a CDS encoding sulfurtransferase: protein MKKKIYLSIFLGVLLLVVSSSVFAAPIVDRGYTSPENLISSEELNTIRKNEDVKIIDFRSNVDFLKGHIPGAIQIGRDEFEDTNAKYNYIMASPEKIENLLQEKGIKNGDLIVAYDASNNLWSSRVWWILKMYGHNNVKLLDGALGKWEELGYETKMVEFQSYEESNYQIGPINKDMVADMEEVENSIDRENSLILDTRGRGEYTGEVVLDGAGQGGRIPSSVWIEWTAALNKDGTFKSAEELKEIYQQKEVTSEKTVYPYCQGAIRSCHTTFVLKALLGYPEVKNYDGSWVEWSNENMPIAAGESN, encoded by the coding sequence GTGAAAAAGAAAATTTATCTATCTATTTTTTTGGGAGTTCTTTTATTAGTAGTAAGTTCATCAGTTTTTGCAGCACCAATTGTTGATAGGGGATATACTTCTCCGGAAAATTTAATTAGTTCTGAGGAATTAAATACTATAAGAAAAAATGAGGATGTAAAAATAATTGATTTTAGAAGCAATGTTGATTTTCTAAAAGGACATATACCAGGAGCTATTCAAATTGGAAGAGATGAATTTGAAGATACAAATGCTAAATATAATTATATTATGGCATCTCCTGAAAAGATTGAAAATTTATTACAAGAAAAAGGAATAAAAAATGGTGATTTAATTGTTGCATATGATGCATCTAATAATCTTTGGTCATCTCGAGTTTGGTGGATTCTGAAAATGTATGGACATAATAATGTTAAATTATTAGATGGAGCCTTAGGAAAATGGGAAGAATTGGGTTATGAAACTAAAATGGTAGAGTTTCAATCATATGAAGAAAGTAACTATCAAATTGGTCCAATTAATAAAGATATGGTAGCTGATATGGAGGAAGTTGAAAATTCTATTGATCGAGAAAATAGTTTAATTCTTGATACAAGAGGAAGAGGAGAGTATACTGGAGAGGTTGTTTTAGATGGTGCAGGCCAAGGTGGCAGGATACCATCTTCAGTTTGGATAGAGTGGACCGCTGCCTTGAATAAAGATGGAACTTTTAAAAGTGCAGAAGAGCTAAAAGAAATTTATCAACAGAAAGAAGTTACTTCTGAAAAAACTGTATATCCTTACTGTCAGGGTGCAATTAGGTCATGTCATACTACCTTTGTTTTAAAAGCACTTTTAGGTTATCCAGAAGTTAAAAACTATGATGGATCCTGGGTTGAATGGAGTAATGAAAACATGCCAATTGCTGCTGGTGAGAGTAATTAA
- a CDS encoding LysR family transcriptional regulator, whose translation MALNYELYKVFYQVAKHLSFSNAAEKLFISQSAVSQNIKNLEEELQIKLFIRSTKNVQLTEAGKTLFEHIEAAFNLIENGEKSIKEINALEKGEVHIGANDTISKDYLLPYLNKFHQLYPNIQIKITNRTSSTCVELLLQNKVDFIISNLPNPKITKKMTVDEIFAFNDIFIANKEFKELENDIITLKKLTEYPLLMLESKTTTRQFFENTLKKAGIEIEAAVELGSVDLLIEMTKIGLGISLIPEYSLELKNQGLFEVKTNEKLPTRKLAVVKMKNIPLSKAAEKFLQIIKNKN comes from the coding sequence ATGGCTTTGAATTATGAATTATATAAGGTTTTTTATCAAGTTGCAAAACATTTAAGCTTTTCCAATGCTGCTGAAAAATTATTTATTTCTCAATCTGCAGTCAGCCAAAATATTAAAAATCTGGAAGAAGAACTTCAGATTAAGTTATTTATCCGCAGCACAAAAAATGTTCAGCTAACTGAAGCAGGAAAAACACTATTTGAACATATAGAAGCTGCCTTTAATTTGATTGAAAATGGAGAAAAAAGTATTAAAGAAATCAATGCTTTAGAAAAAGGAGAAGTTCATATTGGAGCAAATGATACAATATCTAAAGATTATCTTTTACCATACTTAAATAAATTTCATCAACTTTATCCAAATATACAAATAAAAATAACAAATAGAACCTCAAGTACCTGTGTTGAGCTTCTGCTTCAAAACAAAGTTGATTTTATTATTAGTAATCTACCTAACCCTAAAATAACTAAAAAAATGACTGTTGATGAAATCTTTGCTTTCAATGATATTTTTATTGCAAATAAAGAATTTAAAGAATTAGAAAATGATATAATAACTTTAAAAAAGTTAACAGAGTATCCTTTATTAATGCTGGAATCAAAAACTACAACTCGTCAATTTTTTGAAAATACTTTAAAAAAAGCTGGGATTGAAATTGAAGCAGCAGTTGAGCTGGGAAGTGTTGATCTGCTTATAGAAATGACTAAAATAGGACTGGGAATATCCTTAATTCCTGAATATTCTCTTGAACTCAAAAACCAGGGTCTTTTTGAAGTGAAAACAAATGAAAAACTGCCAACAAGAAAGCTGGCAGTTGTAAAAATGAAAAATATTCCACTATCTAAAGCCGCAGAAAAATTTCTGCAGATAATTAAAAATAAAAATTAA
- a CDS encoding phosphopentomutase, whose protein sequence is MENINRVILMVMDSVGIGELPDAADYDDQGAATLQNIAAEIGGFNLPNLEKMGLGKIEDIEGVSSELEAEGAYAKAAEKSKGKDTTTGHWEIAGLISENPFPTYPEGFPAEVMDQFHEAIGRDSLANRPASGTVIIEELGQKHMETGKPIVYTSADSVFQIAAHEEIIPVEEIYDYCKKAREILRGEHAVARVIARPFVGEVGNFERTERRKDFSLTPPEPTVLNHLKDEGLEVNAVGKITYIFNHSGITHSVATSNNMDGVDKTLAFMDSMEKGLVFSNLVDFDQNYGHRRNVKGYAEALKNFDQRIPEIKAAMRDDDLLIITADHGCDPTYPGTDHTREYVPILIYGENVIKNLNLGIRNSFSDIAATIAEIFDLDVEISGEKIEFI, encoded by the coding sequence TTGGAAAATATTAATAGAGTGATTTTGATGGTGATGGATAGTGTTGGAATTGGAGAATTACCTGACGCTGCTGATTATGATGATCAAGGTGCTGCAACTTTACAAAATATAGCGGCAGAAATTGGTGGCTTTAATCTTCCCAATTTAGAAAAAATGGGACTTGGAAAAATTGAAGATATTGAGGGGGTAAGTTCTGAATTAGAAGCTGAGGGGGCTTATGCTAAAGCTGCAGAAAAGTCAAAAGGAAAAGATACAACGACTGGACACTGGGAAATTGCTGGATTGATTTCAGAAAATCCTTTTCCTACTTATCCAGAGGGATTTCCAGCTGAGGTAATGGATCAGTTTCATGAGGCTATTGGAAGAGATTCATTAGCAAATAGACCGGCTTCAGGTACAGTTATAATTGAGGAACTTGGTCAAAAACATATGGAAACCGGGAAACCGATTGTTTATACATCTGCTGATAGTGTATTTCAAATTGCTGCCCACGAAGAAATAATTCCAGTGGAAGAAATTTATGATTATTGTAAAAAAGCGAGGGAGATACTTAGGGGTGAACATGCTGTTGCAAGAGTTATTGCCCGGCCTTTTGTAGGGGAAGTTGGGAATTTTGAACGAACTGAAAGAAGAAAAGATTTTTCGCTGACCCCACCAGAGCCTACAGTTCTTAATCATCTTAAAGATGAAGGTTTAGAAGTAAATGCAGTTGGGAAAATAACATATATTTTTAATCATAGTGGAATTACACATTCTGTTGCCACATCTAATAATATGGATGGAGTAGATAAGACTCTTGCTTTTATGGATAGTATGGAAAAAGGATTGGTCTTTTCTAATCTTGTTGATTTTGACCAAAATTATGGTCACCGCCGTAATGTGAAAGGTTATGCGGAAGCACTCAAAAATTTTGATCAACGAATTCCAGAAATTAAAGCAGCAATGAGGGATGATGACCTGCTGATTATTACTGCTGATCACGGCTGTGATCCAACTTATCCGGGAACAGACCATACAAGAGAATATGTACCTATTTTGATTTATGGTGAAAATGTTATTAAAAATTTAAATCTTGGAATCAGAAATAGTTTTAGTGATATAGCAGCTACAATTGCTGAGATTTTTGATTTGGACGTTGAAATTTCAGGAGAAAAAATAGAATTTATTTAA
- a CDS encoding GIY-YIG nuclease family protein, whose protein sequence is MAASNHYVYIVECRDGTFYTGYTTDIERRVEEHNSGTGAKYTRGRYPVKLKYQESFTSRSKAQKREYQIKQLPRRKKEELID, encoded by the coding sequence ATGGCCGCAAGTAATCATTATGTTTATATTGTAGAATGTAGAGATGGAACATTTTACACCGGATATACAACAGACATTGAACGCAGGGTAGAGGAGCATAACTCTGGGACCGGTGCTAAATATACAAGAGGTCGTTATCCCGTTAAATTAAAATATCAGGAATCATTTACTTCTAGAAGTAAAGCTCAAAAAAGAGAATATCAAATAAAACAGCTCCCCCGAAGAAAAAAAGAGGAGCTAATTGATTAA
- a CDS encoding ferritin family protein — MKQRFNSLEVMEMAKDIEKRGKKFYLKHAEATENRDLRELFKRLAADEQDHYEKFVALTEELKAEGEEADYLYEEDVSAYFKYLVEFSIFPEDDSEESVEALNDVKKALKLAIQAEKDSILFYKEMCDENEGKTLDAVEKLIEQEKEHLKALSKYIQEYGRK; from the coding sequence ATGAAGCAAAGATTTAATTCATTAGAAGTAATGGAAATGGCTAAGGATATAGAAAAAAGAGGGAAGAAGTTTTATTTAAAACATGCAGAAGCCACAGAAAATAGGGATTTAAGGGAATTATTTAAGCGTCTTGCGGCAGATGAACAGGACCATTATGAGAAGTTTGTCGCTTTAACTGAAGAATTAAAAGCTGAAGGTGAAGAAGCTGATTATCTTTATGAAGAAGATGTAAGTGCTTATTTTAAGTATTTAGTTGAGTTTTCTATTTTTCCAGAAGATGATAGTGAAGAATCTGTTGAAGCTTTAAATGACGTAAAAAAAGCATTGAAATTAGCCATTCAGGCGGAAAAGGATTCAATACTTTTTTATAAAGAAATGTGCGATGAAAATGAAGGTAAAACTTTAGATGCTGTTGAAAAATTAATAGAACAGGAAAAAGAGCATTTAAAAGCATTAAGTAAATATATTCAGGAATATGGCCGCAAGTAA
- the murB gene encoding UDP-N-acetylmuramate dehydrogenase, giving the protein MEKYSDINSLTNKLEKINYLEVEKNKNLAEFASFKVGGPADLFLVPKKVDALQNLMPLIIESKLPYFILGRGSNLIISDKGYRGIIIYTEALNDYQIENNIITAECGLQLKEIADLAYQKSLSGFEFAAGIPGSLGGALYMNAGAYGGEMKDVIVKAQFVNQQGKLIELTKKELNLDYRTSILQEENPDWIAVNVTLQLKKSDKQTIRNKMEELHEKRWSKQPMELPSAGSIFKRPPGHYTGPLIEDAGLKGFQIGGAQVSIKHAGFIVNKGNATAEDIVNLINKIKEEVYKISGVQLEVEPRFLGDF; this is encoded by the coding sequence ATGGAAAAATACTCTGATATAAACAGTTTAACAAATAAATTGGAAAAAATAAACTACCTAGAGGTAGAAAAAAATAAAAATTTAGCCGAATTTGCTAGTTTTAAAGTTGGTGGCCCGGCAGATTTGTTTTTAGTCCCAAAAAAAGTAGACGCTTTACAAAACTTGATGCCTTTAATTATAGAGTCTAAGCTACCTTATTTTATTTTAGGCAGAGGAAGTAATCTAATTATTTCTGATAAGGGCTACAGAGGTATTATTATTTATACTGAAGCATTAAATGATTATCAAATTGAAAATAATATAATTACTGCAGAATGTGGACTTCAGTTGAAAGAAATTGCTGATCTCGCCTATCAAAAATCTCTGAGTGGATTTGAGTTTGCAGCTGGCATCCCGGGTTCTTTAGGGGGCGCACTTTATATGAATGCAGGTGCATATGGTGGAGAAATGAAAGATGTAATAGTTAAAGCTCAATTTGTTAATCAGCAAGGAAAATTAATTGAATTAACCAAAAAAGAACTAAATCTAGATTATAGAACAAGTATTTTACAAGAAGAAAACCCCGACTGGATTGCTGTTAATGTTACACTTCAGCTTAAAAAATCTGACAAACAAACAATTCGGAACAAAATGGAGGAACTGCATGAAAAACGCTGGAGTAAACAGCCAATGGAATTACCCAGTGCTGGCAGCATATTCAAAAGACCCCCCGGCCATTATACAGGCCCTTTAATTGAGGATGCAGGGCTAAAGGGCTTTCAAATCGGTGGAGCTCAAGTTTCAATAAAGCATGCAGGCTTTATTGTAAATAAAGGTAATGCAACTGCAGAAGATATAGTAAATTTGATCAATAAAATAAAAGAAGAAGTCTATAAAATTAGCGGAGTCCAACTTGAAGTCGAACCCCGCTTTTTAGGTGATTTTTAA